Proteins found in one Parasteatoda tepidariorum isolate YZ-2023 chromosome 7, CAS_Ptep_4.0, whole genome shotgun sequence genomic segment:
- the LOC122271348 gene encoding uncharacterized protein: MRLKFISCLLACLCLFSGTQGLSTKVLDDDIKDAKIKDNEISIDSSTMESTTSEISITTKNDNATPKTTEIIDLDFINGTSAVSDNLIGKDRQRRQYPPYIYVLPLASYGPPPPYAPPPPPKPYVPAAPPPYVPPALPYVAPPPPPKPYVPPAPPPYVPPAPPYVPPPPPPPPPPPKPYVPPAPPPYVPPAPPYVPPPPPPPPPPPKPYVPPAPPPYVPPAPPYVPPPPPPQTYIAPPKPYIPPPKPYVPPPKPYIHPPVAPYVAPPPPIPYVQPPPPPTCPAPPPTCPACLYALSQLPADICPFAVGLKVVLLAPPIGKSYLVLVFTLLCQIVPCLSV; the protein is encoded by the exons ATGAGGCTTAAATTTATATCTTGCCTCTTGGCCTGCTTGTGCCTTTTTAGTGGCACACAagg attatcgACGAAAGTGCTTGATGACGACATCAAAGATGCAAAGATCAAGGATAACGAAATTTCTATAGATAGTAGTACTATGGAGTCTACGACTTCTGAAATAAgtattacaacaaaaaatgataatg caactcCTAAAACTACAGAAATCATAGATTTAGATTTCATTAATGGAACGTCTGCTGTATCAGATAACTTAATCGGAAAAGACCGTCAAAGAAGACAATATCCTCCATACATATATGTACTACCCTTAGCATCTTATGGTCCTCCTCCCCCATATGCACCGCCACCTCCTCCCAAGCCATACGTTCCAGCAGCACCACCACCTTATGTTCCTCCAGCGCTACCTTATGTAGCACCACCACCTCCTCCCAAACCATATGTTCCACCAGCACCACCACCTTATGTACCTCCAGCACCACCTTATGTACCACCACCACCTCCTCCACCGCCACCTCCACCCAAACCATATGTTCCACCAGCACCACCACCTTATGTGCCTCCAGCGCCACCTTATGTACCACCACCACCTCCTCCACCGCCACCTCCTCCCAAACCATATGTTCCACCAGCACCACCACCTTATGTGCCACCAGCGCCACCTTATGTACCACCACCACCTCCGCCTCAGACATATATAGCTCCACCTAAGCCATATATACCTCCACCTAAGCCATATGTACCTCCACCTAAACCATATATACATCCACCAGTTGCACCGTATGTAGCTCCTCCACCTCCTATTCCATATGTCCAACCTCCACCTCCGCCTACGTGCCCTGCTCCACCACCAACTTGTCCAGCCTGTTTATATGCTTTAAGTCAATTGCCTGCTGATATATGTCCATTTGCCGTGG gcCTGAAAGTGGTTTTATTGGCACCACCAATAGGTAAGTCTTACTTAGTCCTTGTTTTTACACTCCTTTGTCAAATAGTCCCATGCCTCTCGGTTTAA